tgagttaatttttgtatatggtgtgaggtaggggtccagcttcattcttcatttgtatcttttgaacatctagttgtcccagcaccatttgttgaagagactattattTTCCCTATGGAATAGTCTTGGCGATCTGTTGAAAATAAATTGTCCAGAGATGTATGAAAttattctgggctctctattctattccattagtcTGGATGTCTAGCCTTATACCAGTTCCACAGTTATGGTTACTGTAGCATTGTAtgcaataagttttgaaatcagaaatcttgagtttcaaactttttaagattgtttttggCTTTTGGGCTCCCTTGtaattccacatgaattttaggatcagttttCCTGTTTCTGCCTACAAGgccattgagattttgataagaattgcattgaatctatagatcactttggGAAGGACTGttgtcttaacaatattaagtcttcaaaCCATGAACAGgatctttttccatttatttaagttttttttcccagcaatgttttctagttttcagtgtTGTCTTGTACCTCcatggttaattttattcctgttttattttttttgctctttgctactgtatagaaatacagttaattttgcgtgttgatcttgtatcctgagaCTTTGCTGAATCTTATTAGCTCCAATAGTTTTATTAGCTCAAATAGTTTTTTTTCgtgtgaattaatttttttctctgtataagatcatgtcatctgtgaatagagagaATTGaaggtttaactttttaagaaagtgTTTCCCAAATTGgggtaccattttacattcccccaGCAACATACgagttccagttcctccaaaTCCTTCCTTACTCTTGGTGTGATCCCACAGTACCACATCATCTACTTATGGGAAAATAGACAGAAAAATTAAGGGACCTATCCAGTCACCCAATACCACCTTCTCAGCATGCTCAAAGCACTGACCCAGATCTCACCAAGTCTGCATCCCTAAACCTTCATTTTCCATCCATGGATTAGGAAACTGATATCCCAAGCAGTTACCCCTGGGAGTGACTCCTCAGCCTGCAAGAGCTGAATGTTTGGCAGGCCTGTCCCAAGCCAGAGGGACCAGGGACCTCCCCTAAggttcttcccccttcccttgtCCTCCTCCtaccctgcccctgcccttgaGCATCATCCTCTCCCAAACTCAGGGATCTGGGAAACCTGTAAGTCTTCCCTGTGACATCACAGagctggttgccaagggagacCTGCAGATCCATCCCCTAGGCAGGggagagcacagccctgctgcACAGGAGAcccggctgcccctcccccacctggctGGCCCTCCATGGAAGCCTTGGTCTGTGCGTTCTCTCAGCTGCACATAAGAGAAGGTgccaggctgtggggaggagtGGCAGGAGAGAGGCCCCCCGTCCTGACCTGGGCCCAAAGCCACCAGGGTGGCCTCAGGGACATGCAAGCTTGGGAGAGGGGAATGGCCACCAGTCCAggccatgtgaccctgggcaccAGAATGCTCTCTCTAGGGTAGGGGGCAAAAAGGGGTGGCAGAAAGAGCCTGCAGTCCTGAAAGAGATCTTGGTGCCAAGACTCAGGCTTCTCAGCCCTCCCTGTTGGTTGGGAGGGAGAAGGAGTGCTTTGTTgggtgagggaggtgggagaCAGGGGGCGGAGCCCATCTGACAGACAGGTAAGCTGAGGCTCCGCAGGCCAGGGGTGGAGCCCATCACATAAGCATGTGACTACACTGTCCCCTCACAGCCGCTGTGGCCCACCAGCCACCAATCTCCTGCTCTCCCCTCCACAGATGCAGTGAGCTGGGCCCGAGGACGCACCAGTCACCCCAACATGCCACCCAATATCTATGTGGGGGGGCTGGGGGCCCAGCAGCAGCAGTGCCCCAGTGCCCAGGGAAGCAAGCCCAAGAACTTGCACCACCTCTGGGGCCTGGCTCTCTACCTGCCAGGCCACATGCATTCTGCCGGCCAGTGTGAAAGCCATTGGCTGAGCCAGCTCATGGCTGGGGGCTGCCTCCCACAACCCGAGGGCACAGTCTTGCCCCTGGACTTACCACAGGGGGCTCTGGGACCAGGTAACAGTCACCACTCAGCCCTTCTGGAAGCTCGACAGCCTGGGAAATACAGGTGAGCACCTGTCCAGGTGATGCAGGGCTGAGGACAGGAGGGGAAGACCCCGGGCAGGGTTGGGCTGGGCACTCAGATGGACCCAGGTGGCCCCTCTCCACTCCCAATCCTCCTGGGTACCTGTCCCAGCTCTACATTTGATGAGGGACCTTGGCCTGCTCTCCCCCGCTGGCCAGGtctgtttccccatttgtaaaatgaggggttCGTGTTAGAGAAGGGTCCTTTCAGTTTGAAACgtgtttccctcttcctcctcccctcccaggttTTAAGGAGaactgccccctcccctctggtttTGAAGGATGCCAGGTTCACGGGGGTCATAGGATGGGCTGGCAGCCTCCCCCAGGTCCCTCCAAGTGACTCCTCTACCCCCGCTTTCCTCAGCTTCCAGTTCCAGCATGTACCCAGCCAAGGGTGCCCCCTCCCAGCCCGGTGCCCCTGAAGGCTTGGGGCTCAGGCCTAAGAGATCCTGGGTGGGCCTCAGAGGAATCCACATGTCCCTTGAGCAAGAGAACTCACTCTGGGGCTCTGGAGAGGCCATAGGGATCCAAGTGCCAGGGCTGGTTCTCCCAGCTCAGGACAGGAGGGGAAAGGATGGCCCAGGAGGAGGACACAGGTCCAGGCAGAAGGGCTCAGCCCCCACCAGTAGCATCCCCACACCGAGATGCCTGGGCAGCTGCCCAGCACCAGAGCCTAGGCCAGCCTTGGGAAAACTCGAGGGTGGAAGGATGAGGAGGTCCTGCGGGAGGGACAGAAAGAAGCCTGGGCGTACCCTTGCAGCCTGCTCCAACTCAAGTCAGCCACTTGTACCTGGGAGGCTGGGCGGAGTGGAGAGTTGGGCTCCCAAGAGGCCAGGGAGCCTACAGGTCTAATCTCAATAAAAGCCAAGGCCTGCACCTTCTGCCCCTGGGTCTGTCTGTCATCAGGCCAATTCAGCCACAGAAATGGTCCCTCGGCACCTGTGTTCTGAGAGCAGAGTTCCATGTCGATCCTGGGGGAATCCGAGGTGCTCCCACCCTTAGTTGAGGAGGGAGCCGTCCTCCTCTGGGCGGGACTCTGGGCAGGCTTCCTGGGTGGGCAGGGTCTCAGCAGGCCTAAGAGCAGGGCTTGGTGTTCTGGGTGGAGAGGGCAGAGGACAGAGAAAGTTAGGCCAAGTTTAGGGAGGGTGTCGGGAGGAGAGCAACCTGGGCAGAGACATTGGCCCTGACCCCATGCCGCCCCTCATTGAGGCCTTGGTTGAGTTCACCCTCCCTGGGGACCCCTGGCTGCCCTGACCCTCCAGGCAGAATGAGCACAGCCCTTCTCCCAGCTGGGCTAGACTCCAGGCAACCAGGCATGGGCTCCTCTGTATCAGGAGGTCTTAACCTCAGccctgttgacatttggggctatGCCATTCTTTGTTTCGGGGGCTGTTCTGTGagttgcaggatgtttagcagcgcCCTGGCCTCCACTCACTAGATTCCAGTAGTGCCCTCCGCCCAGTGTGGTAACGAAAAACATCTCTGGAGAGTCTGAGGTCCCCTGGGGGGCAGAATCTCTTGGGATGAGACCCCCTGCTCTACATCACTGGGCCTCAGCCTGTGGGGACAGATGGGAGAACCTGGGTTTGCCTCAGTGACCCTCACCATTTGGCTGATTTCCTGTCCTGGCAGCCTGGGTCAGGCAAGGGCTGACCTACCCCTCTCACAGGCTTCTGTCAGACCACACATGATAGTGTCAAGGACATTCTGGACACCAGGACAGCTGGGCTCCTTCCAGACATGGGGAAAGCTCCCACaggcccctgcccttcccctgtACCCTGGTACAGCAGATTCTGGAAACCTTGGTCCCTGGGTGCTTTTCAGGTTGTTGTACGTGTGCATGCAGCCCTGGGTGGTGGCAGCTCCTAGTCCGGGCCACCAGCCTCAGGCCCTGTCCCATAGGGAGGGCCATCAGGGGGAGGCCCAGCCCTCAGGGAGCAGTGCACCCACGCTTTGGAGGGGTCCACACCTGGGCTGGGGTCTCAAGCCCACCGTTCACAGCTGTGTGGCTCTTGAGCTACTCCCAGCCCCTCAACCAGTCATTTGTCTAAGAGGGTGACAGGCACGACCTCCTGCCGCCAGGGTTGCCAGAGGCTCCAAGAAGTTGGTAGAAGGACCTGATCCCCCTCTTGGCCCAGCCAGGGGCTGGGacctgctgccccccaccccctcccgccTAAGGCTCCTGTGGTGGGGTGCCCTGGGCAGGGCCCCTGCCTGACCACTGCACTTTCACCAGCTCTAGAACCTCTTCCAGGGCTGTATTCCTTGGCAGGGCAAGGTACAATTATGATCATAAAAAACAATCGCCCTTTGAGCTGGAAGGCGTCCTTGGGACTTGCCAGGGGACAAGCAGCTCCTGGGCCACCCTCAGCCACGGGGCGGGTCCACAGGCGCAGGGCCTGCAAAGACAGGATGTGACCAATTAAagtctatttatttgtttgtagtAAGACAAAACACTATAATCTGTTCAACACTgggctggacacttcagtgataaggaggtgggggagggaggggcagggcaaaGCCTCTGAGCTCAATTACGAATGTACAAAGTAGAACCTTCTGGAAGACTCTTCCCTTACCCTGAGGggcagaaataaaaatcacatgatcatcgtTGATTCAGATTAGAGAGGACACCCAGCTGGGCCTCAGCATGAAACCAACGTCAGCatggaggtggggagtggggggagatgGAGTGCCTTTCCTGCCCAGGATCCACCGGTGAGGCCGCAGGAGCCCCGGGCCAGGAAGttctgagggagggaaggacacgGTCACGGAGCCCCCACCTGGGGTTTCCCGTCTCCTGCTCTTGTCCGGCGTGAGACTCTGCCCCATCCCCTCTGCTCTGGAGGGGCAGGCCAGGCAGCAAGAAGCTCTAGGGGCCCTGGCAGAAGGGGTGCCAGAAGCACGTGCCGTCCACGCGCACACTTCCAGGCACTGTCTCTGCCCCAGAGGTGGAGGGACCACAAGGCACGTACTGTCCCCAGCCCCAAAGGCCGGGTCTCACTTGGTCATTGCGGTGCTCAGCTTTGTCCTGTCTGCACCTGGCCAGGCCTCAGAGCTGCTGCTCATGGGGCTGGGGGGTTGTGGGGAGAGGACCCCCAGGCCCTCAGTGGTGCCTGTCCTCAGCCCGGCTCCCTGCAGCAGCTCAGCTGAATGGCACATCCACCATCTGACAGGTGGTTCCAATCGCTCGGGACAGAATGAAGCAGCCCATGGGAAGAGGCTGTGGGAGGACTCAGCCTCCTAGTGGGGAATGTGGGCACCTGTCTCGTTATCCGTCCGCACATGTGGGGAGCAAAGCCACAGAGCTCAGTGTGTGGGTGAGAAGCCTCCCCAGCTGTGCCCAGCAAGGGTCAGCCCTGGGTGGAGAGACCGGAGCTGCTCCCCGCCCCTCCGGGCTTCTGGGTGCTGGTTCTGGACCAGGGGCTGGCCTTCCCGTTATTTTGACCCCTCATTGTTCAGAGGCTCCTGTGTCTTTAGGGTCAAGTCTGTCCATAACACTTGGGTTCCTCCCTCCCAGAAGTTTATTCCGACTTTGCAGGAAGGAGCTGGAAGGATCACACAGCGGAGGGGAAGAGGCCGGTGAGGGGCGTGGGGAAGGAAGCCCTTTCCCATGCCCTTGCTCCCAGGGCAGCAGAAGAAACAGACCACAGTGAACGCTGCCACCCCTAGGTGCCCGTGGGGCTGGAGCACATGCGGGGGCCCGGCCAGGGCTCAGCAGAAGTGAAGGCTTCCAGATTGGGAAGGAGGGCTGGAGGAGCCTGTGGGATACACAAGAGGGGAGCAGGGGTGAAGGCTTCAGCAGAAACgctctgcttccctcccctccccaggggcccGGCCTAGGAGCCCAAAGCTGGGTCCCTGGCGCTCCTGAAGTGTAAGCCCTCCTCCAGGTCCAGAGTCCCTTCCAGTGACCACTGGCTCGCCTCGGTCCCAGCACAAACCACAGTACCGACGGGGGTGCCAGCCCAGGAGGCCACGGAGCCCTGCCGCCTGGG
This region of Phocoena phocoena chromosome 15, mPhoPho1.1, whole genome shotgun sequence genomic DNA includes:
- the C15H16orf90 gene encoding LOW QUALITY PROTEIN: uncharacterized protein C16orf90 homolog (The sequence of the model RefSeq protein was modified relative to this genomic sequence to represent the inferred CDS: inserted 2 bases in 1 codon); this encodes MEALVCAFSQLHIREDAVSWARGRTSHPNMPPNIYVGGLGAQQQQCPSAQGSKPKNLHHLWGLALYLPGHMHSAGQCESHWLSQLMAGGCLPQPEGTVLPLDLPQGALGPGNSHHSALLEARQPGNPLPPLSSASSSSMYPAKGAPSQPGAPEGLGLRPKRSWXWASEESTCPLSKRTHSGALERP